The Lycium barbarum isolate Lr01 chromosome 12, ASM1917538v2, whole genome shotgun sequence genome includes a region encoding these proteins:
- the LOC132623073 gene encoding defective in cullin neddylation protein AAR3: protein MDMFHIYRQYCDIMSGAYAIGSQENEMQKARFSREALNQLMKLVESSLHKREIIFEEVYKLMLQLNLEADFSEFSRFYDFVFFVCRENGQKNITISKAVAAWKIVLAGRFRLLDHWCNFVEKNQRYNISEDTWQQVLAFSRSVHENLEGYDREGAWPVLIDDFVEHMYRIGGVNTISNSFCSCGDSGAQPYEETFPGLKNFPGLKRKSCGNLLREESSHEYPSMDAVVNSKRRHINFGNQSVHWNGSQSHGYLEVVKPNSPLNHSASPCAVEGCLSKGFAGLLSGPSCLQFDKERRVSYT, encoded by the exons ATGGATATGTTCCATATTTATCGCCAATATTGTG ATATCATGTCAGGTGCATATGCTATTGGGAGCCAAGAAAATGAAATGCAGAAAGCGAGATTTTCAAGAGAGGCATTGAACCAGCTTATGAAATTAGTGGAGTCAAGTTTGCATAAAAG GGAAATTATCTTTGAAGAAGTGTACAAGCTTATGTTGCAGTTGAATTTGGAG GCAGACTTCTCTGAGTTCTCGCGTTTCTATGATTTTGTCTTCTTCGTTTGCAGAGAAAATGGACAAAAGAACATCA CTATAAGCAAAGCTGTTGCTGCTTGGAAAATAGTTTTAGCTGGAAGGTTTCGGCTACTTGACCACTGGTGCAACTTTGTTGAG aaaaatcagcGATACAATATATCTGAGGATACTTGGCAGCAAGTTTTGGCCTTCAGCCGTTCTGTGCATGAAAATCTGGAAGGGTATGATCGGGAAG GAGCTTGGCCTGTTTTGATTGATGACTTTGTTGAGCACATGTACAG GATTGGAGGAGTCAATACTATTTCTAACTCATTTTGTAGCTGCGGTGATTCAGGGGCCCAGCCATATGAGGAAACTTTCCCTG GATTGAAAAATTTTCCTGGTTTGAAGAGGAAATCTTGTGGCAATTTACTAAGAGAAGAATCATCTCATGAATATCCAAGCATGGATGCGGTTGTCAATTCCAAGAGGAGGCACATTAATTTTGGCAACCAAAGTGTTCACTGGAATGGAAGCCAATCACATGGTTACTTGGAAGTGGTTAAACCAAATAGCCCGTTAAATCATTCTGCATCTCCATGCGCTGTTGAAGGATGTCTGTCCAAGGGTTTTGCGGGACTCTTGTCAGGTCCTTCATGTTTGCAGTTtgataaagaaaggagagttTCCTATACATAG
- the LOC132623072 gene encoding granule-bound starch synthase 2, chloroplastic/amyloplastic, which translates to MENSILLHSGHQFQPKLPFFAIRPKKLSLVKRVKATGKSPGEGASGDESDETLQATIEKSKKMLAMQQDLLQQIAERRKVVSSIKSSLADAKGTYDDGNGSLSNIDVGKEYDGTLSSAATTPITDVQKTTPPAITQDFVENKKEVKRGLSQEEQLKTGTRKAAQSDERAPPLSRSSITGSSQTSSTVSSAKRTLNVPPETSKSSQQKIQSYVPSFLQESSAQSYLEQKSDNLEGSSAEKANTETEDPVDVDEKPPPLAGTNVMNIILVAAECAPWSKTGGLGDVAGALPKALARRGHRVMVVAPLYGNYAEPQDSGVRKTYNVDGQDVEVTYFQAFIDGVDFVFIESHMFRHMENNIYGGNRVDILKRMVLFCKAAVEVPWHVPCGGVCYGDGNLVFIANDWHTALLPVYLKAYYRDNGMMKYTRSVLVIHNIAHQGRGPLEDFSYVGLPPHYMDTFRLYDPVGGEHFNIFAAGLKTADRVVTVSHGYSWELKTSEGGWGLHDIINKNDWKFRGIVNGIDTKEWNPELDAHLQSDGYVNYSLDTLQTGKPQCKAALQKELGLPIRDDVPLISFIGRLDPQKGVDLIAEAVPWMMGQDVQLVMLGTGRHDLEQMLRQFECQHNDKIRGWVGFSVKTAHRITAGADILLMPSRFEPCGLNQLYAMKYGTIPVVHAVGGLRDTVQPFDPFNESGLGWTFSRAEAGQLIHALGNCLLTYREYKKSWEGIQTRGMTQDLSWDNAAQNYEEVLVAAKYQW; encoded by the exons ATGGAAAATTCAATTCTTCTTCATAGTGGGCATCAGTTCCAACCCAAGTTACCCTTTTTTGCAATTAGACCCAAAAAGCTATCACTAGTTAAGCGTGTTAAAGCGACAGGCAAAAGTCCTGGGGAAGGTGCAAGTGGTGATGAATCAGATGAAACTTTACAGGCTACAATTGAAAAGAGTAAAAAAATGTTAGCCATGCAACAGGACCTACTTCAACAG ATTGCAGAAAGAAGAAAAGTAGTCTCTTCAATAAAAAGCAGCCTCGCAGATGCCAAAGGTACTTATGATGACGGGAATGGTAGCTTATCAAATATTGACGTGGGTAAAGAATATGATGGTACTTTATCTAGTGCTGCTACTACTCCAATTACTGATGTCCAAAAAACTACACCGCCAGCTATAACCCAAGATTTTgttgaaaataaaaaagaagttaaaagGGGCCTGTCTCAGGAAGAGCAGTTGAAAACCGGTACTCGGAAGGCAGCTCAATCCGATGAAAGGGCGCCCCCACTGTCAAGATCATCCATCACGGGCAGTAGCCAGACTTCCTCTACTGTAAGTTCTGCCAAAAGAACATTAAATGTCCCTCCAGAAACTTCAAAGTCCAGTCAACAGAAGATCCAGTCTTATGTGCCTTCATTCCTTCAAGAATCTTCAGCACAATCCTATTTGGAACAGAAGAGTGACAATCTTGAAGGATCAAGTGCTGAGAAGGCAAACACAGAGACTGAAGATCCTGTGGATGTAGATGAGAAACCGCCTCCATTGGCAGGAACAAATGTGATGAACATTATTTTGGTTGCTGCGGAATGCGCTCCATGGTCTAAAACAG GTGGGCTGGGAGATGTTGCTGGAGCATTACCCAAGGCTTTGGCTCGACGTGGCCACAGagttatg GTTGTGGCACCTCTTTATGGCAACTATGCTGAACCTCAAGATTCTGGTGTAAGAAAAACTTATAATGTTGATGGTCAG GATGTGGAAGTGACTTACTTCCAAGCCTTTATTGATGGTGTGGACTTTGTTTTCATTGAAAGTCACATGTTTCGGCACATGGAGAACAATATTTATGGAGGAAATCGTGTG GATATATTAAAACGCATGGTTTTATTTTGCAAAGCAGCGGTTGAG GTTCCTTGGCATGTCCCATGTGGTGGTGTCTGTTATGGAGATGGAAATTTGGTGTTTATTGCTAATGATTGGCATACTGCTTTATTGCCAGTGTACCTGAAAGCTTATTATCGCGACAATGGAATGATGAAATATACAAGATCTGTCCTTGTGATTCATAACATCGCTCATCAG GGTCGTGGTCCTTTGGAAGATTTTTCATATGTAGGTCTTCCACCGCACTACATGGACACTTTCAGGTTGTATGACCCAGTAGGAGGTGAGCATTTCAACATTTTCGCAGCTGGTCTAAAGACAGCAGATCGTGTAGTTACAGTTAGTCATGGATATTCATGGGAACTAAAAACTTCCGAAGGTGGCTGGGGATTGCATGATATAATTAATAAGAACGATTGGAAATTTCGGGGTATTGTAAATGGGATCGATACAAAAGAGTGGAACCCTGAGTTGGATGCTCACTTACAGTCAGATGGTTACGTGAACTACTCCCTGGACACACTGCAGACCGGCAAGCCTCAATGTAAAGCTGCATTGCAGAAGGAACTTGGTTTACCAATTCGCGATGATGTCCCACTGATCAGTTTCATTGGGAGGCTAGACCCACAAAAGGGTGTTGATCTGATAGCTGAGGCAGTGCCTTGGATGATGGGTCAGGATGTGCAACTGGTCATGTTGGGGACGGGCAGGCATGACCTTGAACAGATGCTAAGGCAATTTGAGTGCCAACACAACGATAAAATTAGAGGATGGGTTGGTTTCTCTGTGAAGACTGCTCATCGTATAACTGCTGGGGCAGACATTCTTCTCATGCCTTCTAGATTTGAGCCTTGTGGATTGAACCAGCTTTATGCTATGAAATATGGGACTATTCCTGTTGTTCATGCAGTCGGAGGACTCAGAGATACTGTGCAGCCTTTTGATCCTTTTAATGAGTCAGGACTAGGTTGGACCTTCAGTAGGGCTGAAGCTGGTCAGCTGATCCACGCATTAGGAAATTGCTTACTGACTTATCGCGAGTACAAAAAGAGTTGGGAGGGAATTCAGACACGCGGTATGACACAAGACTTAAGTTGGGATAATGCTGCTCAGAACTATGAAGAAGTTCTTGTCGCTGCCAAGTATCAGTGGTGA
- the LOC132624978 gene encoding uncharacterized protein LOC132624978, protein MTPLSTCWLLIELYVIPHGFLKWFFLSFYVHPFFLVICQLYLWIKVLLGFLLTFILFVYRFSCFLISYVLRLHKLCVLFSKKYSIDPNKNPVIIEEVEEYFDIPNTESQNEIVLYTSLNMRSTSNSCGTANLNMKNKSYDDMIYVYDFQTRVSQMFAKNHKISSLVEPNQGESMKLEEHEENLSHEVVDGCSVNPSVGENKNSIFDNYNAAPLSPGPILSDTELEQEFSVSDSVSSFSPGINHPGLDEYFPSPISSNLSSPLDYGTLNQNFPSLSSHTNDMVMDQQLVYTSYAEEEVDFLYKKYAESMSWFDVLNHDRLCALSAVLRKHLSSPNAFDCEMKANGIQYISLSKVAKKRLVRSLESDLELVYVAQSCLSWEALHHQYKKVEALSCSTSKNGVFCGKVAARFQKFQVLLERFVEDDSCGGKRHLNYVHRRISQKNLLQVPEVSGYVESNERLNGETSKAIEVLKAIEKCISAFWFYVRTDSKKRLWSQSRVEDPRDILLRHDLIKKLQMKELWLKDVKGKRKCWLRRATKPQLQGEYTKIDFVLTLIDMKLVSKVLHMSIISKSHLKWCQQKLNNIEFKDGQILRTPTSLLFPS, encoded by the exons ATGACCCCTCTATCGACCTGTTGGCTTTTGATTGAACTGTACGTGATCCCACATGGATTTCTAAAGTGGTTTTTCTTGAGCTTCTATGTCCACCCTTTTTTTCTAGTTATCTGTCAACTTTATCTTTGGATAAAGGTGTTACTAGGATTTCTATTAACCTTCATCCTATTTGTTTATAGGTTCTCATGTTTCTTAATTTCATACGTGTTAAGATTGCACAAATTATGCGTACTCTTCTCCAAGAAATACTCCATCGATCCAAATAAAAATCCAGTCATCATAGAAGAGGTTGAGGAGTACTTTGATATACCAAATACCGAAAGCCAAAATGAAATCGTCCTTTATACGAGCTTGAACATGAGAAGTACTAGTAATTCGTGTGGTACGGCCAATTTGAACATGAAAAATAAATCGTACGACGACATGATCTATGTATATGATTTTCAAACCAGAGTTTCTCAAATGTTTGCTAAAAATCACAAGATTAGTTCACTTGTTGAACCGAATCAAGGTGAGTCTatgaaacttgaagaacatgaagAGAATCTTAGTCATGAAGTAGTTGACGGTTGTTCAGTCAATCCTTCTGTTGGTGAAAATAAGAATAGTATATTTGATAATTATAATGCAGCCCCTTTATCTCCCGGTCCAATTTTATCAGATACAGAGCTAGAACAAGAGTTTTCTGTATCGGATTCTGTTTCCAGTTTTTCACCAGGTATTAATCATCCGGGGCTGGACGAATATTTTCCATCTCCTATTAGCTCTAATTTGTCGTCCCCGTTGGATTATGGCACGTTGAACCAAAATTTTCCGTCACTTAGTAGCCATACAAATGATATGGTAATGGATCAACAGCTGGTATATACAAGTTACGCAGAGGAAGAAGTGGATTTTTTGTACAAGAAATATGCTGAAAGCATGAGCTGGTTTGATGTTCTCAATCATGACAGGCTATGTGCCTTAA GTGCAGTACTGAGAAAGCACTTGTCAAGTCCTAATGCATTTGATTGCGAAATGAAGGCTAATGGTATCCAATATATTTCTTTGAGCAAAGTGGCAAAAAAAAGACTTGTGAGGAGCTTAGAGAGTGATTTAGAGTTGGTTTATGTGGCACAATCATGTTTGTCATGGGAAGCACTTCATCATCAGTACAAAAAAGTAGAGGCTCTTTCTTGTTCAACTTCGAAAAATGGTGTCTTTTGTGGTAAAGTAGCAGCCAGATTTCAGAAATTCCAAGTACTCTTAGAAAGATTTGTGGAAGATGATAGCTGTGGAGGCAAAAGACATTTGAATTATGTTCATCGAAGGATTTCCCAAAAGAATCTCCTCCAAGTTCCAGAGGTTTCTG GATATGTTGAATCGAATGAAAGACTGAATGGAGAGACAAGCAAGGCAATAGAAGTGCTAAAGGCTATAGAGAAATGCATAAGTGCTTTCTGGTTTTATGTAAGAACAGATAGCAAGAAAAGGTTGTGGAGTCAATCGCGTGTAGAAGACCCCAGAGACATCCTACTCCGGCATGACTTAATTAAGAAACTTCAAATG AAAGAGTTATGGCTGAAGGACGTCAAAGGTAAGAGAAAATGCTGGCTGAGAAGAGCAACAAAGCCTCAATTACAaggagaatataccaagatagaCTTTGTGTTGACATTGATAGACATGAAGCTGGTGTCAAAGGTTCTTCATATGTCCATCATTTCTAAATCTCATCTGAAATGGTGCCAACAGAAGCTTAATAATATAGAGTTCAAAGATGGTCAAATTTTAAGGACCCCCACTAGCCTGCTGTTTCCATCTTGA
- the LOC132622225 gene encoding structural maintenance of chromosomes protein 4-like — translation MGVDMETWNSQESTNESSRAGSRPPRLFIKEMVMRNFKSYAGEQRVGPFHKSFSAVVGPNGSGKSNVIDAMLFVFGKRAKQMRLNKVSELIHNSTNHQNLESAGVSVHFQEIVDLDDETYEAVPGSDFVITRVAFRDNSSKYYINDRTSNFTEVTKMLKGKGIDLDNNRFLILQGEVEQISLMKPKGQGPHDEGFLEYLEDIIGTDKYVEKIDESFKQLEALNERRSGVVQMVKLAEKERDNLEGVKNDAEAYMLKELSLLKWQEKATKLAFEDNSARITEMQANISRQEENLKNEREKIKENSKTLKDLESKHSKYLKRQEELDNNLRRCKDEFKEFERQDVKYREDLNHLKQKIKKLTDKIDKDSRKITDTTNECEESTNLIPKLEEDIPRLQQILVDEEKILEQIKENSKVETEAFRSELADVRSELEPWEKNLIEHKGKLEVASTESKLLNEKHEAGRAAYIEAQEQIVEIQKRIEMKSASTKNITNELEKHKLKALEARAVEKECLQEQERLIPLEQSARQKLTELSSVMESEKSQGSVLKAIMHAKDANVIDGIYGRMGDLGAIDAKYDVAISTACAGLDYIVVETTAAAQACVELLRSKSLGVATFMILEKQVHYLPKIKEKVRTPEGVPRLFDLVKVRDERMKLAFFAALGNTVVAGDIDQASRIAYGGDREFRRVVTLEGALFEKSGTMSGGGGKPRGGKMGTSIRAASVSPEAISDAEKELSSIAENLDNVRQRITDAVKCYKASEQALSHGEMELAKCKKEIDSLKSQCDDLKKQLDYLRIASEPSKDEVNRLKELKKIISAEEKEMDRLTQGSKQLKAKASELQNKIENAGGERLKNQKAKVTKIQSDIDKKSTEINRRKVQIETGQKMIKKLTKGIEESKKEKENLLAEKEKLLSIFKEVEQKAFTVQEDYKKIQELIDQHKDALGDAKNEYESLKKTMDEMRSSEVDAEYKLQDMKKVYKDLELKGKGYKKKLDDLHIALSKHIEQIQKDLVDPEKLQATLSDETLGQTCDLKASLETVSLLEAQLKEMNPNLDSISEYRKKVSVYNERVQELNSVTQERDDIKKQYDEWRKRRLDEFMAGFNTISLKLKEMYQMITLGGDAELELVDSLDPFSEGVVFSVRPPKKSWKNIANLSGGEKTLSSLALVFALHHYKPTPLYVMDEIDAALDFKNVSIVGHYVKDRTKDAQFIIISLRNNMFELADRLVGIYKTDNCTKSITINPGSFVVSQKAA, via the exons atgggcgtagataTGGAAACTTGGAACTCACAGGAATCGACTAATGAGTCAAGTCGTGCTGGATCTAGACCACCGAGGCTATTCATTAAAGAGATGGTCATGAGAAACTTCAAATCTTACGCGGGCGAACAACGCGTTGGCCCATTCCACAAG AGCTTTTCTGCAGTTGTTGGTCCTAATGGTAGTGGAAAGAGTAATGTCATTGACGCAATGCTCTTTGTGTTTGGAAAGCGGGCCAAACAG ATGCGTCTAAACAAAGTGTCAGAGctcatccacaattcaactaatCACCAGAATTTGGAAAGTGCCGGCGTATCTGTTCATTTTCAGGAGATCGTTGATTTG GATGATGAGACATATGAAGCTGTTCCTGGAAGTGATTTTGTAATTACACGTGTGGCGTTTAGAGATAATTCCTCTAAGTACTATATCAATGACCGGACAAGTAACTTTACAGAGGTCACGAAGATGCTGAAAGGGAAAGGGATTGATTTAGATAACAACCGGTTTCTGATTCTTCAG GGCGAGGTTGAACAAATATCACTGATGAAGCCTAAGGGACAAGGACCACATGATGAGGGCTTTCTTGAGTACTTGGAGGATATTATAGGAACCGACAAATACGTTGAGAAGATTGATGAATCATTTAAGCA GCTAGAAGCCCTCAATGAAAGAAGGTCTGGTGTTGTTCAAATGGTTAAGTTAGCTGAGAAAGAAAGAGATAACTTGGAG GGAGTGAAGAATGATGCAGAAGCCTACATGCTTAAAGAATTATCACTTCTCAAATGGCAAGAGAAAGCAACAAAATTGGCTTTTGAAGATAATTCAGCTCGAATTACAGAGATGCAGGCGAACATTTCTAGACAGGAAGAGAACCTGAAAAACGAAAG gGAGAAAATTAAGGAAAATAGCAAAACATTGAAGGACCTTGAGTCAAAGCATTCAAAGTATCTGAAAAGACAAGAG GAGCTTGATAACAATCTGAGGCGCTGCAAGGATGAGTTCAAGGAATTTGAGAGGCAAGATGTAAAGTATCGAGAAGATTTAAATCACTTGAAGCAGAAGATAAAGAAACTGACTGATAAAATTGATAAG GATTCTCGTAAAATTACTGACACAACTAATGAGTGCGAGGAGTCTACAAATCTTATTCCAAAACTGGAGGAAGATATTCCTCGCCTGCAACAAATTTTGGTGGATGAGGAGAAAATATTAGAGCAAATAAAGGAGAATTCTAAAG TTGAAACCGAGGCCTTCCGCAGTGAGCTTGCTGATGTTCGATCTGAATTAGAGCCTTGGGAAAAGAACTTAATTGAGCACAAGGGAAAGCTTGAAGTTGCATCAACTGAAAGTAAACTTTTGAATGAGAAG CATGAGGCTGGTCGTGCTGCTTATATTGAAGCACAAGAGCAGATTGTGGAAATACAGAAACGAATAGAGATGAAATCGGCAAGCACAAAAAACATCACCAATGAGCTTGAGAAGCACAAGCTTAAAGCACTTGAGGCTCGAGCTGTTGAAAAG GAATGCCTTCAAGAACAAGAAAGATTGATACCTCTAGAGCAATCTGCCAGACAAAAGCTTACTGAGCTTTCATCTGTTATGGAATCTGAGAAGAGCCAGGGATCTGTCCTAAAGGCAATAATGCATGCTAAGGATGCAAATGTGATAGATGGCATTTATGGTCGAATGGGTGACTTGGGTGCGATTGATG CAAAGTATGATGTTGCCATATCAACCGCATGTGCTGGGCTTGACTATATTGTAGTAGAAACTACGGCAGCAGCACAAGCTTGTGTAGAGCTACTTCGAAGCAAAAGCCTTGGTGTGGCAACTTTCATGATTTTG GAAAAGCAAGTTCATTATTTGCCTAAAATCAAAGAGAAAGTTAGAACGCCAGAAGGAGTCCCACGCCTTTTTGATTTGGTTAAGGTTCGAGATGAGAGAATGAAACTAGCATTTTTTGCAGCACTAGGAAATACAGTTGTTGCTGGAGATATTGATCAG GCATCACGTATTGCCTATGGTGGAGACAGAGAGTTTCGCCGTGTTGTAACACTTGAAGGTGCTCTTTTTGAGAAATCTGGAACAATGAGTGGTGGAGGGGGCAAGCCTCGTGGCGGTAAAATGGGCACATCTATCCGAGCTGCTAGTGTTTCGCCGGAGGCTATATCTGATGCTGAAAAAGAACTTTCAAGTATCGCCGAAAACTTGGATAATGTACGCCAAAGAATTACTGATGCAGTGAAGTGTTACAAGGCCTCAGAGCAGGCTCTTTCTCATGGCGAGATGGAACTAGCCAAATGCAAAAAGGAG ATTGACAGTCTGAAGTCCCAATGCGATGATCTAAAAAAGCAACTGGATTACTTGAGGATTGCATCAGAACCCAGTAAGGATGAAGTTAATAGATTGAAGGAACTCAAGAAAATCATTTCTGCTGAAGAAAAAGAAATGGACAGGCTTACACAAGGTTCAAAACAGCTGAAAGCGAAG GCTTCAGAACTTCAGAATAAAATAGAGAATGCTGGTGGCGAGCGATTGAAAAATCAGAAGGCAAAGGTCACTAAAATACAGTCT GATATTGACAAAAAGAGCACAGAGATCAACCGCCGCAAGGTTCAGATAGAAACAGGACAGAAAATGATTAAAAAACTGACAAAAGGGATTGAGGAATCAAAGAAGGAGAAGGAAAATCTACTTGCCGAGAAGGAGAAGTTACTTTCTATCTTCAAAGAGGTCGAACAGAAAGCTTTTACTGTTCAGGAGGACTATAAAAAGATACAGGAG CTCATTGATCAGCACAAAGATGCTTTGGGTGATGCTAAAAATGAATATGAAAGTCTGAAGAAGACTATGGATGAGATGCGATCATCAGAG GTAGATGCTGAGTACAAGTTACAAGATATGAAAAAGGTTTATAAAGATTTGGAACTCAAAGGGAAAGGATACAAGAAAAAACTCGATGATTTGCATATTGCTCTGTCAAAGCACATCGAGCA AATTCAAAAAGACTTGGTGGACCCAGAAAAGCTTCAGGCAACTCTAAGTGATGAAACTCTTGGTCAGACTTGTGATCTCAAGGCATCTCTTGAGACGGTTTCACTTCTAGAGGCTCAACTGAAAGAGATGAACCCAAATCTTGACTCGATCTCTGA GTATCGGAAGAAAGTATCTGTGTACAATGAAAGAGTTCAAGAGCTTAATTCTGTTACTCAAGAGCGTGATGATATTAAAAAACAATATGATGAGTGGAGGAAGAGAAG GTTGGATGAGTTCATGGCGGGCTTTAATACCATATCTTTGAAGCTTAAAGAAATGTATCAG ATGATCACCCTTGGAGGCGATGCAGAACTGGAATTAGTGGATTCTCTTGATCCGTTTTCTGAAGGTGTTGTTTTCAGTGTTAGACCTCCAAAGAAGAGCTGGAAGAATATTGCGAACCTATCAGGTGGTGAAAAG ACCCTCAGCTCATTGGCTCTTGTTTTTGCACTCCATCACTATAAACCCACTCCGCTTTATGTGATGGATGAGATTGATGCTGCTTTGG ATTTTAAGAATGTCTCGATCGTGGGGCATTATGTCAAGGACAGAACAAAGGATGCACAGTTCATAATCATAAG CCTTAGAAACAATATGTTTGAGCTGGCAGATCGGCTTGTTGGAATCTACAAAACAGATAACTGCACCAAGAGCATTACCATCAATCCAGGAAGCTTTGTAGTTTCTCAGAAAGCTGCTTGA